One segment of Chionomys nivalis chromosome 3, mChiNiv1.1, whole genome shotgun sequence DNA contains the following:
- the Rtp2 gene encoding receptor-transporting protein 2 → MSTSLTTCEWKKVFYEKMEVAKPADSWELIIDPNLKPNELGPGWKQYLEQHASGRFHCSWCWHTWQSANVVILFHMHLDRAQRVGSVRMRVFKQLCYQCGTSRLDESSMLEENIEGLVDNLITSLREQCYDEDGGQYRIHVASRPDSGLHRSEFCEACQEGIVHWKPSEKLLEEDATYTDASKRKGQAGFVYNFFSFRWCLFWGTLCLVIVYLQFFRGRSGFL, encoded by the exons ATGTCCACCAGCCTGACCACTTGCGAGTGGAAGAAGGTCTTCTATGAGAAGATGGAGGTGGCAAAGCCAGCTGACAGCTGGGAGCTCATCATAGACCCGAACCTCAAGCCCAACGAACTGGGCCCGGGCTGGAAGCAGTACTTGGAGCAGCATGCCTCAGGCAG GTTCCACTGCTCCTGGTGCTGGCACACCTGGCAGTCGGCTAATGTGGTCATCCTCTTCCATATGCACCTTGACCGTGCCCAGCGTGTTGGTTCAGTGCGCATGCGCGTGTTCAAGCAGCTGTGCTACCAGTGCGGCACCTCACGGCTGGACGAGTCCAGCATGCTGGAGGAGAACATCGAGGGCCTGGTGGACAACCTCATCACCAGCCTGCGTGAGCAGTGCTACGACGAAGATGGTGGCCAGTACCGCATCCACGTGGCCAGCAGACCGGACAGCGGGCTGCACCGCAGCGAGTTCTGCGAGGCCTGCCAGGAAGGCATCGTGCACTGGAAGCCCAGCGAGAAGCTGCTGGAGGAGGACGCTACCTATACCGATGCCTCCAAGAGGAAAGGCCAGGCCGGTTTTGTCTACAACTTCTTCTCATTTCGCTGGTGTCTGTTTTGGGGTACCCTCTGCCTGGTTATTGTCTATCTGCAGTTCTTCCGAGGCCGCTCTGGCTTTCTTTAG